The window TTCATCTGATTCATCAAAGTATCTGTAAGACGTGAGTTGGTACGGCTCCAGATATCAATCACCTGATTGTATCGTTCGTTGTTGGTGATGAAACCCATATTGTAGTTACTCATCACCTCTTCTACTTCCTGATTGGCTTTTTCTACCAGTTTCACTTTCTCCACCGGAATAATTACATCATTCAGGTTGAAAGAAAGTCCTCCTCTGAAAGCCATGCGGAAACCAAGATCTTTAATATCATCAAGGAATCGTGCTGCTATTGCAATACCTGTTTCCTTGAGTACATTTCCGATGATTTCACGAAGAGATTTCTTCGTCAGTAATTCATTGATATATCCGGCACGTGGTGGTACCACTTCATTGAAGAGTACACGACCTACCGTTGTTTCAATCAATCTGTTTTTTAGCTCACCGTCCTCTTTAACGTTGGCTTTCACTTTAATCCATGCATGCAGATCAATGCGATCTTCATTGTAAGCGATCACCACTTCTTCCGAAGAATAGAAGGAAAGTCCTTCTCCTTTTACCTTCACCTCATCCGTAGACTTACGTCCTTTAGTGATGTAGTAAAGACCCAGTACCATGTCCTGAGAAGGAACGGTAATAGGAGCACCATTGGCAGGGTTCAGGATATTATGAGAAGCCAGCATCAACATCTGGGCTTCCAGGATCGCGGCATTTCCCAATGGAAGATGCACCGCCATCTGGTCACCGTCAAAGTCAGCGTTGAAGGCTGTACACACGAGCGGATGCAACTGAATTGCTTTTCCTTCGATCAGCTTCGGCTGAAAAGCCTGGATACCTAATCTATGCAGTGTTGGAGCACGGTTGAGCATCACAGGATGTCCTTTCAGAACATTCTCCAGAATATCCCAAACGATAGCATCCTTTCTATCAACAATTTTCTTCGCGCTCTTCACTGTCTTCACGACTCCCCTTTCAATCATTTTACGAATGATGAATGGTTTGAAAAGTTCGGCAGCCATATCTTTCGGCAGACCGCATTCGTGCAATTTCATTTCAGGACCTACGACGATGACAGAACGGGCAGAGTAATCCACACGTTTACCGAGCAGGTTCTGACGGAAACGACCTTGCTTTCCTTTCAATGAATCCGAAAGTGATTTCAAGGCACGGTTACTTTCTGTCTTCACCGCATTTACTTTACGGCTATTGTCAAAAAGGGAATCTACCGCTTCCTGCAGCATTCGCTTTTCATTCCGTAGAATTACCTCAGGAGCTTTGATCTCGATAAGGCGCTTCAAACGGTTGTTACGGATGATCACACGACGGTATAAATCATTTAAATCCGACGTTGCGAAACGTCCACCATCTAGTGGCACCAACGGACGCAATTCAGGTGGAATAACCGGAACAACTTTCACGATCATCCACTCTGGACGGTTTTCAATATGTGTATTTGCCTGACGGAAAGCCTCCACTACTTGCAGACGCTTCAACGCTTCATTTTTACGTTGCTGACTGGTCTCTGTATTCGCCTGGTGACGAAGTTTGAAACTCAACAGATCCAGTTCCAGTCTCGACAATAAATCGAAGAGCGCATCGGCACCCATCTTCGCGATAAACTTATTCGGGTCTTTATCATCAAGGTGATGATTTTCCTTCGGCAGCGTCTCCATGATGGCGAGGTACTCTTCTTCGGTGAGGAAGTCGAGATAGTTCACACCATCTTCTGATTTGATACCGGCCTGAATAACTACGTAACGCTCGTAGTAAATAATCAGATCAAGTTTCTTGGTGGGTAATCCCAACAGGTAACCGATCTTATTTGGCAATGAACGGAAGTACCAGATATGTGCTACAGGAACAGTAAGGGTAATATGACCCATACGCTCGCGACGCACTTTCTTCTCGGTAACTTCCACGCCACAACGGTCACATACGATGCCTTTGTAACGAATTCTTTTATACTTACCACAATGACACTCCCAATCCTTCACAGGACCGAAAATGCGCTCGCAGAAGAGACCATCGCGTTCCGGCTTATAAGTACGGTAGTTGATGGTTTCCGGCTTGAGCACCTCGCCACTGCTATGTTCCAGGATATTCTCAGGACTCGCAAGGCTGATGGTTATTTTTGTGAAATTGCTTTTCAGCTTTTGATCTTTTTTAGCCGCCATGTTTTTTTTATCGGTATAACGTAAACGTTAGTCGGTGATAATTAATAAGTGAATAATTCCCTGCTGTTAGTCTAAGGTAACTTTGAGACAGAGACCTTGTAATTCGTGCAGTAATACATTGAAGGATTCCGGAATTCCGGGAGTCGGCATATTGTCACCTTTAACAATCGCTTCGTATGCTTTCGCACGACCCATTACATCATCCGATTTCACTGTCAGTAATTCCTGCAGGATATTGGCTGCACCAAAGGCTTCAATGGCCCAAACCTCCATCTCACCAAAACGCTGACCTCCGAACTGTGCTTTACCACCGAGCGGTTGTTGCGTAATTAATGAATAAGGTCCTATAGAACGGGCATGCATCTTATCATCCACCATATGTCCGAGTTTCAGCATATAGATGATACCTACGGTTGCCGGCTGATGGAAGCGATCTCCTGTTCCACCATCCCATAAATACGATGATCCGAATTTCGGCAAGCCCGCCTTCGTCACATAATGATCGATTTCAGCGAGGGTTGCTCCGTCAAAAATCGGAGTAGCGAACTTCACACCCAGCTTTTCACCTGCCCAGGCCAATACAGTTTCATAAATCTGTCCGAGGTTCATCCTTGATGGTACACCCAATGGATTCAACACGATATCAACAGGAGTACCGTCATCGAGATAAGGCATATCTTCATCACGAACAATACGTGCAACAATCCCTTTATTTCCGTGACGTCCTGCCATCTTATCACCTACTTTCAGCTTACGCTTTTTAGCGATGTAAACTTTTGCAAGTTGCATGATACCGGTTGGTAATTCATCACCAATCTGTACCTGGAATTTCTTCCGCTTGTACGAAGCAATGACTTCATTCGCCTTCACGTTATAGTTCGTCAGCAGACGAGTGATTTGCTCATTCTTCTCTTTATCCGTTGTCCACTTGGTCGGATTGATGTTATTGTAATCAATATCCACCAACATCTTCTGCGTAAACTTCGATCCTTTTGGAATCACCACTTCTTTGTAGGCGTTGATGACACCTTGCGATGTTTTTCCGCTAACAAGAACAAACAACTTATCTACCAACTGCACTTTCAATTCAGCCAGGTCTTTGTCCTGTTCTGCATCAAAACGGGCAACGATATTTTTCTCTTCATCACGGCTGCGCTTATCTTTAATCGCACGTGAGAATAATTTTTTATCAATAACGACACCTTTTACTGATGGTGGTACTTTCAGCGAAGCATCCTTCACATCACCGGCTTTATCACCGAAGATGGCACGAAGCAGTTTCTCTTCAGGAGAAGGATCTGTTTCGCCTTTCGGAGTGATTTTTCCGATGAGGATATCTCCTTCACCTACTTCAGCACCTACACGGATAAGTCC of the Bacteroidota bacterium genome contains:
- the rpoC gene encoding DNA-directed RNA polymerase subunit beta', with amino-acid sequence MAAKKDQKLKSNFTKITISLASPENILEHSSGEVLKPETINYRTYKPERDGLFCERIFGPVKDWECHCGKYKRIRYKGIVCDRCGVEVTEKKVRRERMGHITLTVPVAHIWYFRSLPNKIGYLLGLPTKKLDLIIYYERYVVIQAGIKSEDGVNYLDFLTEEEYLAIMETLPKENHHLDDKDPNKFIAKMGADALFDLLSRLELDLLSFKLRHQANTETSQQRKNEALKRLQVVEAFRQANTHIENRPEWMIVKVVPVIPPELRPLVPLDGGRFATSDLNDLYRRVIIRNNRLKRLIEIKAPEVILRNEKRMLQEAVDSLFDNSRKVNAVKTESNRALKSLSDSLKGKQGRFRQNLLGKRVDYSARSVIVVGPEMKLHECGLPKDMAAELFKPFIIRKMIERGVVKTVKSAKKIVDRKDAIVWDILENVLKGHPVMLNRAPTLHRLGIQAFQPKLIEGKAIQLHPLVCTAFNADFDGDQMAVHLPLGNAAILEAQMLMLASHNILNPANGAPITVPSQDMVLGLYYITKGRKSTDEVKVKGEGLSFYSSEEVVIAYNEDRIDLHAWIKVKANVKEDGELKNRLIETTVGRVLFNEVVPPRAGYINELLTKKSLREIIGNVLKETGIAIAARFLDDIKDLGFRMAFRGGLSFNLNDVIIPVEKVKLVEKANQEVEEVMSNYNMGFITNNERYNQVIDIWSRTNSRLTDTLMNQMKNDKQGFNSVYMMLDSGARGSKEQIRQLGGMRGLMAKPQKSGSTGGEIIENPILSNFKEGLSILEYFISTHGARKGLADTALKTADAGYLTRRLVDVAQDVIITDPDCGTLRGLAMTALKNQEDVVESLYDRILGRVSVHHVYHPQTGELLVKSGEEINEDVASKIENSPIMIVEIRSVLTCESKKGVCGRCYGRNLASGRMVQKGEAVGVIAAQSIGEPGTQLTLRTFHVGGVAVKGATETSFVARFNGIIEFEEVRTIKSGKKGEETDIVIGRSGEVRIIDSNTRAVLYSGIVPYGSHIFVKEGQTVKTGDMICEWDPFNAVIISEFGGKVAFEHIEEGITFKEESDEQTGFKEKVVIDSRDKTKIPVIKIVSGKETIKAYNIPVGAHITVSEGDKIEPGEILVKIPRQMGRTGDITGGLPRVTELFEARNPSNPAVVSEIDGVVSYGGVKRGNRETIITARDGEVKKYLVPLSKHILVQDGDFIRAGQALSDGAITPSDILAIKGPTAVQEYLVNEIQEVYRLQGVKINDKHFETIVRQMMRKVIIEDPGDTRFLERESVNKIDFSTENDSIIDKKVVVEPGDSPRFKAGQIVTLRQLRDENSHLKRKDLRIVEARDATPATSSPLLQGITQASLHTKSWISAASFQETTKVLNEAAIRGSIDYLNGLKENVIVGHLIPAGTGLREYEKLIVGSQEEYDLLMASKKEAEEV